The Nostoc sp. 'Peltigera membranacea cyanobiont' N6 genome contains the following window.
CCTTATTGGACTTTTATACAGCCACTATCGCTATTCTACTTGGTGGTTGAACCAAGAGGTAGGAGGGATTTTTTATGAAATATTTTGGTGCTTGTTCGCCTTTCTATTTATGACCACTCGCCGAGCAGTTTGGCAAATCCCTTTATGGGTATTGGTAATTACTTGCTTGTTGGAGTTTATGCAATTGTGGCATCCACCATTTCTAAATTGGGTACGTTCATTTTGGTGGGGAAAAATGTTAATTGGTACTGTCTTCACTTGGACAGATTTCCCCTATTATTTTATTGGGAGTGGGTTAGGATGGCTGTGGTTGCGGCTGATAGTTCGGGGAGCAAAGCTAAAATAATTTAGTCTGATTACGATTTTTTATTCCCAAATGGTTTCTAAACGCTCTTGTGCTTTTTTGAGTGCTTTTTCGGCAGACTCTCCTAGCAATGTCGCCTCAATAGCATGACCAAGACTGTCAGAAAGACGACTATATCCAGCAATAATCGGTCGAGGATGTGCTAGAAAAACCTGTTCCATAAATACTTTTAATACAGGTTTTTGGCTGATGAATTGCTGAAAATTTTTACTTTGAGCAGCTTTGATATTAATTGGCAAAAAACCCGTCCCGATACTCCATTCTTTTTGGAATTCTTCACTCAAAACATACTCCAAAAACTTGAGTGCTGCTTGCTCTCTTGCTGGTGTTGTTTTCATCACATACAAAATTCCCGTACCTGTCACCGTAGCACGCCCAACACTTGCAGGGATAGGAAACACGTCATAATCAACGTTAGACTTCATGATGTAAGTCCAAGGCCCTGTAATTTGCATAGCAACCCGGCCTGAAAGAAAAGCGTCCTCTTCATAACCACGTTCTGGAGCCGAAAGGGTTGCTGAACCATCTTTCATTAAATCTTGCCAGAATTTTAAAGCACTAATAGCTCCCTGATTCGTCAAGTTCGGACGGTTATTTGTCACTACCTCACCCCCAGCACTTAATAAAAAGGGGAACCAACTAAAAACAGTCCATTCTCCCTTTCCTAAAGGTAGTAATATTCCATACTGTTCGGGTCGATGGTCGCCATTGCGGTCAATAGTTAACTTTTTAGCAACTAACCTTAATTCTTCCCAAGTCTTAGGCGTTTCTGTGATTCCCGCAGCTTGGAAAAGTTTCGGGCGATAAAAAATGCCAATATTGCTGGTGTACAGGGGAACTGACCAAATGTGACCGTCTAATCTAGATTCTTCAAGTAGGTTAGGGATAATTTCTGACTTCAAGGGCAATTTTTCTAGCCAATCTTCTAAAGGTCGAATTGCCCCTAATTCTACAAACTGACCTGTACTTTGCGGGCTGAATGACAGAATATCTGGAGGCGCATTACCCACAACTGCCGTTAACACTTTCGGCAGTCCTTCTGCGTAGATAGATTCTACCTGGATATCAGCATGAGTGTGATTAAATTTATCTACCAGTTTCTGAAAAACATCTCGATTGGCAGGAGGATTAATTGATTGCCATAGTGTCAAATGAATGACTTTATCGTTATTTTGTATTTGACCTTGACAACTAGATAAAAATATGACGAGGCATCCACTCAGCAGAATTCTTAGAAGTAAAAACTG
Protein-coding sequences here:
- a CDS encoding ribosomal maturation YjgA family protein is translated as MPLLTNIRWRSILSLAIVLLIGLLYSHYRYSTWWLNQEVGGIFYEIFWCLFAFLFMTTRRAVWQIPLWVLVITCLLEFMQLWHPPFLNWVRSFWWGKMLIGTVFTWTDFPYYFIGSGLGWLWLRLIVRGAKLK
- a CDS encoding ABC transporter substrate-binding protein; translation: MNINIRPSQIRNFFCYFLSSAWQFLLLRILLSGCLVIFLSSCQGQIQNNDKVIHLTLWQSINPPANRDVFQKLVDKFNHTHADIQVESIYAEGLPKVLTAVVGNAPPDILSFSPQSTGQFVELGAIRPLEDWLEKLPLKSEIIPNLLEESRLDGHIWSVPLYTSNIGIFYRPKLFQAAGITETPKTWEELRLVAKKLTIDRNGDHRPEQYGILLPLGKGEWTVFSWFPFLLSAGGEVVTNNRPNLTNQGAISALKFWQDLMKDGSATLSAPERGYEEDAFLSGRVAMQITGPWTYIMKSNVDYDVFPIPASVGRATVTGTGILYVMKTTPAREQAALKFLEYVLSEEFQKEWSIGTGFLPINIKAAQSKNFQQFISQKPVLKVFMEQVFLAHPRPIIAGYSRLSDSLGHAIEATLLGESAEKALKKAQERLETIWE